Proteins found in one Caldisericia bacterium genomic segment:
- the murJ gene encoding murein biosynthesis integral membrane protein MurJ — translation MRGKRLISISFIMILITLITRILGFIREEVIAYFFGTTFQSDAIKISTYIPLTISHLLVAGLLSAIFIPVFTDFLIEKKEKDMWETFNILFNVIGIIFVILSFLFFIFSKELIHLMAPHASEEMKTLANSLFLYLIPQMLILAWASLFSGFHNTYESFIIPGIGGVLYNISIVASLIFLTKFYGPYAIIYGAIIGAILQLLIQVPFVIKKGWKYKLIFNLKNQYVRKIGILAVPILINSTFGYITPIFEKSIGSYFGEGAISSLDYAFKVSQLPLGIFAFVVSLIIFPTLSQLVSKKEFERLSKTIQFGLKFILYLMIPSSVGLILFSYPIIRLLFEQGMFTENATKVVSSLLIFYSIGLPFWGMTSLLVRVYYSFKDTITPVIISIITIIIQISLYLLNSKIIGLSGIPLGASLASIFQFILLFGILFKKLKTLSLKEFLINFIKISAYSLIATLISLLISNYLDKNGYTISKYGQLMQVGIVIFVTLLIYFSVLYFKDYKSLKLELDRIRGGIDEKS, via the coding sequence TTGAGAGGTAAAAGGTTAATTTCAATTAGTTTCATAATGATTCTTATCACCCTAATTACAAGAATTTTAGGCTTTATAAGAGAAGAAGTTATTGCTTATTTTTTTGGTACAACCTTTCAATCTGATGCAATTAAAATTTCAACATACATTCCTTTAACAATCTCTCACCTTCTTGTGGCAGGACTTTTGTCTGCAATATTCATTCCTGTTTTTACAGATTTTCTTATTGAGAAAAAAGAAAAAGATATGTGGGAAACTTTCAATATCTTGTTTAATGTTATTGGAATTATTTTTGTTATTTTATCATTTTTATTTTTTATTTTTTCAAAAGAGCTAATTCATCTAATGGCACCACATGCAAGTGAAGAAATGAAAACTTTAGCAAATTCTTTATTTTTATATCTTATACCTCAAATGTTAATTCTTGCATGGGCATCACTTTTTAGTGGATTTCACAACACTTATGAATCTTTTATAATTCCTGGAATAGGCGGTGTCCTTTATAATATTTCAATAGTTGCATCTCTTATTTTTTTAACTAAATTTTATGGTCCATATGCAATTATTTATGGTGCTATAATTGGTGCAATACTCCAACTTTTAATACAAGTTCCTTTTGTTATAAAAAAGGGTTGGAAATATAAATTAATATTTAATCTAAAGAATCAATATGTAAGAAAAATTGGAATTCTTGCAGTTCCAATTTTAATAAATTCAACTTTTGGATATATAACTCCAATTTTTGAAAAATCAATTGGTTCATATTTTGGCGAAGGAGCAATATCTTCGCTTGATTATGCTTTTAAAGTATCTCAACTTCCTCTTGGAATTTTTGCTTTCGTTGTATCATTAATAATCTTTCCAACACTTTCTCAACTTGTGTCAAAAAAAGAGTTCGAGAGACTTTCAAAAACAATACAATTTGGTTTAAAATTTATTCTTTATCTTATGATTCCATCATCAGTTGGTTTAATTTTATTTTCATATCCTATTATAAGACTTCTTTTTGAACAAGGCATGTTTACTGAAAACGCAACAAAAGTTGTTTCATCTCTTCTTATTTTTTATTCAATAGGTCTACCATTTTGGGGTATGACATCGCTTCTTGTAAGAGTTTATTATTCATTTAAAGACACAATAACACCAGTTATAATAAGCATCATAACAATTATTATACAGATTTCTTTATATTTATTAAACTCAAAAATAATTGGTCTTTCAGGAATTCCGCTTGGAGCATCTCTTGCAAGCATATTTCAATTTATTCTTTTATTTGGAATTTTATTTAAAAAACTTAAAACATTAAGTTTAAAAGAGTTTTTAATAAATTTTATAAAAATTTCAGCATACTCTCTAATAGCAACTTTAATTTCCCTTTTAATATCAAACTATTTAGATAAAAATGGTTATACAATTTCAAAATATGGACAACTTATGCAAGTTGGAATAGTGATTTTTGTAACACTTTTAATATATTTTTCAGTATTATATTTTAAAGATTATAAAAGTTTAAAGTTAGAACTTGATAGAATTAGAGGTGGAATAGATGAAAAAAGTTAA
- a CDS encoding stalk domain-containing protein produces MKKLIIFLLIFLYFLNLNFNFKILDSHTFQLNYEIILQLNSEYMIVNGIKKEIDPGRRTKPILVKEWGRVVLPIRSIIENLSGEVFWYQDERKVKVVLDENIIELWINKPQAKVNNEIKWIDENNHSVMPLIINGRTMLPIRFVAENIGCKVEWINKDKMIIITYNKKFILNYKNEVNLSFNLEEQGVYKIKIKNPLNEKIKLKITLNTINKPKSWFSEFCIKDVCFFNEAEIELKEKEEIELEIYFYIRERGFGEFIFCLKYLDYMECIKFNINGG; encoded by the coding sequence ATGAAAAAATTAATAATTTTCTTATTAATTTTTTTATATTTTTTAAATTTAAATTTTAATTTTAAAATTTTAGACTCTCACACCTTCCAATTAAATTATGAAATAATTTTACAACTTAATTCAGAATATATGATAGTTAATGGTATTAAAAAAGAGATAGACCCTGGAAGAAGAACAAAACCTATTTTAGTTAAAGAGTGGGGGAGAGTTGTTTTGCCTATAAGAAGTATAATTGAAAATTTAAGTGGTGAAGTTTTTTGGTATCAAGATGAGAGAAAAGTAAAAGTAGTTCTTGATGAGAATATAATTGAACTATGGATAAATAAACCACAAGCAAAAGTTAATAATGAAATAAAGTGGATTGATGAAAATAATCACTCTGTTATGCCATTAATTATAAATGGAAGAACTATGCTTCCTATTAGATTTGTTGCAGAGAATATCGGATGTAAAGTTGAATGGATAAATAAAGATAAAATGATTATAATAACATATAATAAAAAATTTATTTTGAATTATAAAAATGAGGTTAATTTATCTTTTAATCTTGAGGAACAGGGAGTATATAAAATAAAAATTAAAAATCCATTAAATGAGAAAATTAAACTAAAAATCACACTTAATACAATTAATAAACCAAAGAGTTGGTTTTCAGAATTTTGCATAAAAGATGTATGTTTTTTTAATGAGGCTGAAATTGAGTTAAAAGAGAAAGAAGAAATTGAATTAGAAATATATTTTTATATCAGAGAAAGGGGATTTGGAGAATTTATTTTTTGTTTAAAATATTTAGATTATATGGAATGTATAAAATTTAATATAAATGGAGGTTAA
- a CDS encoding stalk domain-containing protein, with translation MKKLILFLLLTFLTLTSFLNLSLGIESGTKRKVLLELFTATWCGPCAKYGPYADETYNIYGSDKVILLRNQVWNDGLDTEETNNRCSFYGVDGVPTLYVNGKYEYHPANYQDYRKKIDDILKTNSPISIKLNPIITSGATLGNLYITIEVLDNINLKEPHLLVTLYEKLVNYEGPNKEKTHKFVIRDYIYDDAGEVLNLKKGDILKFNFPFKLKQNVNPNDFGIAVWIQDFQTLEVIQAESSNINIISNLTPPVIISPKNQQIFVGDPLIKFLSNSKKIKFQISDKEDFSNILVDQESETNEYEFKFAKEKVTYYLRAKAKEEYKESDWSDIVVFLKDSSKKIYSFIDINYNLYGGNLTSIVQDPKNPDILYIGSYGGGVYKSIDKGKTWFRASFGLESLYVNSLDIDKNNTNIILAATNGGVYISFNGGNSWTNYGLSNIKKIKISYDSTTIFALSSYNLYKSGDYGKTWIDITPKFSDYNYYFLEFCVDFKNKDIIFLSGYFYNDSKSKLFKTNNGGSSWSEIKINLSKYSDIDSIIIDPNNSDIIYLATDGDGLFKSNDGGKSFNSVNSPYKWLEKIKINSINTNILYCSSYSQLWISKNNGDSWITIYNSSDNIRDFINDFQNEDFIYLVKNCNEGLFVSENNGLSWNVANIGINSNKILGISNFKDTFVQTNSGLYKLEEKNWSKINKEYSNYGNLFINIKYPDEFYYFNDYNVYYSNNSGISWFEPIYPPENTYIISFTVDFGNKLIYAIVYNWENRKFILYKVNLFNEWQKIEPQNLPLNYPPYNMFITIDPNNPQILYIGMETYWDRDSSGNWVIKGGGLYKSTDSGKNWKLISLKEIGIYKIFIDPKDSKNVYVSTNKGFKRSNDGGLTWKNLFNENVDTMTFHPNKPVIFANRGRNLIKSEDNGLTWKYITWDYSINFIKFSKITYLSIDINDPNSVYIGTDGCGIYKYSVLETEKELVPPSSPTLDYQIKDNSILLKWTKSQDGSYPVSGYSLYKKKENFDWYLLRNFSKDTFEYEDFDIEPGKTYSYYIQSFDTQGNLSEKSNIITINITLKDTTPPLLEITSPQTETYLTNNSKITISGKTIDNESGIKKLLINNNEIPINQQGYFNYQANLNEGENSFLIISTDKENNETRKIIKIICDLTPPQISVNIPNETNEPTLLISGSIVDNISGVKYLKINNINISISLDNKFSYSLNLSEGTNNILIESEDNAGNKISKKYTIKYIKRITIILQVGNRYININGLDKEIDVAPKIIEGRTYLPIRYIVEPLGGETLWDSQEKKVTILFKDILIELWIGKNIAKVNGFNTPIDPNNPKVTPLIVNGRTMLPVRFVAENLGCDVSWDPITKTIKIIYPKE, from the coding sequence ATGAAAAAATTAATTTTATTTCTACTTTTAACCTTTTTAACATTAACATCTTTTTTAAATTTATCTCTTGGAATTGAAAGTGGAACAAAAAGAAAAGTTCTTCTTGAGTTATTTACTGCAACTTGGTGTGGCCCATGTGCTAAATATGGACCTTATGCAGATGAAACATATAATATTTATGGTTCTGATAAAGTAATTTTATTGAGAAATCAAGTTTGGAATGATGGATTAGATACAGAAGAAACAAACAATAGATGTAGTTTTTATGGAGTTGATGGTGTTCCAACTTTATATGTTAATGGAAAATATGAATATCATCCTGCAAATTATCAAGATTATAGAAAAAAAATTGATGATATTTTAAAAACAAATTCTCCAATTTCAATTAAATTGAATCCTATTATCACTTCTGGTGCAACATTAGGAAACCTATATATTACAATTGAAGTTCTTGATAATATTAATTTAAAGGAACCTCATCTTTTAGTTACTCTTTATGAAAAATTAGTAAACTATGAAGGGCCAAACAAAGAAAAAACTCATAAATTTGTTATTAGAGATTATATTTATGATGATGCTGGAGAGGTTTTAAATTTAAAAAAGGGTGATATTTTAAAATTTAATTTTCCATTCAAGTTAAAACAAAATGTAAATCCAAACGATTTTGGAATTGCAGTTTGGATTCAAGATTTTCAAACATTAGAAGTTATTCAGGCTGAGAGTAGTAACATAAATATTATTTCAAATTTGACTCCTCCAGTGATAATATCACCGAAAAATCAACAAATATTTGTAGGTGATCCTTTAATTAAATTTTTATCAAATAGCAAAAAAATTAAATTTCAAATAAGTGATAAAGAAGATTTCTCAAATATTTTAGTTGATCAAGAAAGCGAAACAAATGAATATGAATTCAAATTTGCAAAAGAAAAAGTGACTTATTATTTAAGGGCAAAAGCAAAAGAAGAGTATAAAGAGAGTGACTGGTCAGATATTGTTGTTTTTTTGAAAGACTCAAGTAAAAAGATCTATTCATTTATTGATATAAATTATAATTTATATGGTGGAAATTTAACTTCAATTGTTCAAGATCCCAAAAATCCTGATATTTTATATATAGGGAGTTATGGTGGAGGAGTTTATAAATCAATTGATAAAGGAAAGACATGGTTTAGAGCATCTTTTGGGCTTGAATCCCTTTATGTTAATTCACTTGATATAGATAAAAATAATACAAATATAATTTTAGCAGCAACAAATGGTGGAGTTTATATATCTTTTAATGGAGGAAACTCTTGGACAAATTATGGTTTATCAAACATCAAAAAAATTAAAATTTCCTATGATAGCACAACAATTTTTGCATTATCTTCTTATAATTTATATAAATCAGGTGATTATGGGAAAACATGGATAGATATAACACCAAAATTTAGTGATTATAATTACTACTTTCTTGAATTTTGTGTTGATTTCAAAAATAAAGATATAATTTTTTTAAGTGGTTACTTTTATAATGATAGCAAATCAAAGTTATTTAAAACAAATAATGGTGGTTCATCTTGGAGTGAGATTAAAATAAATTTATCTAAATATAGTGATATAGACTCTATAATCATTGATCCAAATAATTCAGATATTATTTATTTAGCAACTGATGGAGATGGATTATTTAAATCAAATGATGGTGGAAAAAGTTTTAATAGTGTAAATTCTCCATATAAATGGTTAGAAAAAATAAAAATAAATTCAATAAATACAAATATTTTATACTGTAGTTCTTATTCTCAATTGTGGATAAGTAAAAATAATGGAGATAGTTGGATTACAATATATAATAGTTCAGATAATATACGAGATTTTATTAATGATTTTCAGAACGAGGATTTTATCTACTTAGTGAAAAATTGTAATGAGGGGTTATTCGTATCTGAAAATAATGGTTTATCGTGGAATGTAGCAAATATTGGTATAAACTCAAACAAAATTTTAGGTATTTCAAATTTTAAAGATACTTTTGTTCAGACAAATAGTGGTTTATATAAACTTGAGGAAAAAAATTGGAGTAAAATAAATAAAGAATATAGCAATTATGGAAATTTATTTATAAATATTAAATATCCTGACGAATTTTATTATTTTAATGATTATAATGTTTATTATTCCAATAATTCAGGAATTAGTTGGTTTGAACCAATTTATCCACCAGAGAATACTTATATTATTTCATTCACTGTTGATTTTGGTAATAAATTAATATATGCTATTGTTTATAATTGGGAGAATAGAAAATTTATACTTTATAAAGTTAATCTATTCAATGAATGGCAAAAAATTGAGCCACAAAACTTACCTTTAAATTATCCACCTTATAATATGTTTATTACAATAGATCCAAACAATCCCCAAATTTTATATATTGGGATGGAAACATATTGGGATAGAGATTCAAGCGGAAATTGGGTGATCAAGGGAGGAGGTCTTTATAAATCAACTGATTCAGGAAAAAATTGGAAATTGATCTCTTTGAAAGAGATAGGTATTTATAAAATTTTTATTGATCCAAAGGATAGTAAAAATGTTTATGTTTCTACAAATAAGGGTTTTAAAAGATCAAATGATGGAGGTTTAACTTGGAAGAATTTGTTTAATGAAAATGTTGATACAATGACTTTCCATCCAAACAAACCAGTTATTTTTGCAAATAGAGGAAGAAATTTAATAAAGTCTGAAGATAATGGTTTAACTTGGAAATATATAACATGGGATTACTCAATTAACTTTATTAAATTTTCAAAAATAACCTATCTCTCAATTGATATTAATGATCCAAACTCAGTATATATTGGCACTGATGGTTGTGGAATTTATAAATACAGTGTATTAGAGACAGAAAAAGAATTAGTTCCACCTTCTTCTCCTACTCTGGATTATCAAATAAAAGACAATTCTATTTTACTTAAATGGACTAAATCTCAAGATGGTTCTTATCCAGTTTCAGGTTATTCTCTTTATAAGAAAAAAGAAAATTTCGATTGGTACCTTTTAAGAAATTTTAGTAAAGATACTTTTGAATATGAAGATTTCGACATTGAGCCTGGAAAAACATATTCATATTATATCCAATCATTTGATACTCAAGGTAATCTTTCAGAAAAATCAAATATAATAACTATTAATATAACTCTTAAAGACACTACCCCTCCTCTCTTAGAAATCACTTCTCCTCAAACAGAAACATATCTAACAAATAACTCTAAAATAACAATATCAGGAAAAACAATTGATAATGAATCTGGAATAAAAAAATTATTGATAAACAACAATGAAATTCCTATAAACCAACAAGGATACTTCAATTATCAAGCAAATCTTAATGAAGGAGAAAATAGTTTCTTAATAATCTCAACAGATAAAGAGAACAATGAAACAAGAAAGATAATTAAAATAATCTGTGATCTTACCCCTCCTCAAATTTCAGTTAATATACCAAATGAGACAAATGAACCAACTCTTCTTATATCTGGTTCAATAGTAGATAACATTTCTGGAGTAAAATATCTTAAAATCAACAATATTAACATCTCAATCTCTTTAGATAATAAATTCTCATATTCTTTAAATCTATCTGAAGGAACAAATAATATTCTAATTGAATCAGAAGATAATGCAGGGAATAAGATAAGTAAAAAATATACAATAAAATATATTAAGAGAATTACTATTATATTACAAGTAGGAAATAGATACATAAATATTAATGGTCTAGATAAAGAGATAGATGTTGCGCCAAAAATAATAGAAGGAAGAACTTATCTACCAATAAGATATATAGTGGAACCACTTGGTGGTGAAACTTTATGGGATTCTCAAGAGAAAAAAGTTACAATTTTATTTAAAGATATTTTAATTGAACTATGGATAGGAAAAAACATTGCAAAAGTTAATGGATTTAATACACCAATTGATCCAAACAATCCAAAAGTTACACCTTTAATTGTTAATGGCAGAACAATGCTTCCAGTGCGTTTTGTTGCAGAAAACCTTGGTTGTGATGTAAGTTGGGATCCAATAACAAAAACAATTAAAATAATATATCCGAAAGAGTAA
- a CDS encoding pre-peptidase C-terminal domain-containing protein — protein sequence MNKKLIFVLILLIILITFNFYFINAENTKNSVIAKKNDNIEYIILRPPWDFTKYYLHPSTYDNHKEGTKDKAVDFYFKPDYNKPNIYIYEREGESGIEVLSSNKGKVYINLYVQFTKNENEYQGGKWDDIQIIKQNDNLLSINKFPEGSFKFKKDNKIYYIDMELFVEDESSNLRTYYVHLKIDPKFFEYIKEKIKSKIIECFINNGKFSNLQNYIKIYTEKDINSGEILGTIDKFGNADKPHLHFEVWTKTDNYSISAISLNKIKFKYTDQYYEKIFENEEKKTINNKNYYFYPSMPRKYQLFISSNFTSQIKGYPLTITAKVVDFKNQGIPNVKIYCDDPIMQQCGIFGITNIDGTITKTYITSIIEPGIYTFKFYSNITNEIFYTINIKNYYSLYNTNNTKICNSNDNEIILPNIKITLGSYSNLTEDNIIYSKKCGSVPRPNSNQMRDSLFTNILPFLDDWMKNFNKNPANNVAVALAITACVSEPVSIPISCPAAVIMAIKAGIKNTIITYGNRIIDNSNLSNEEKNNIKLFLSTQTTLLSLITLDPDSVIAPLGVIGSSWSAVQSIVEYKKDDFGKIISLILIGITKNDGPPNSVIGIRAISTTSNISTQITTLSNNTPIPNLSDSKDGKKYFKITVPSGSSKLVIKTSGGSGDVDLYVKYGSIPDLNNYDKRPYLNGNDELVEINNPQLGDWYIMLHGYKAYSGVTLVAYYSSTTNYGIMSVSPPSWSPTVNSGTSTYQTFNVSASNGNLVKVTIEKIEGPNWLTISNVDLGDIISGTNKTFNLIISPPIGLSGNYRYKVGVKCLYGTPTNIDITGNINVVSQNQIQITTLSNNTPIPNLSDSKDGKKYFKITVPSGSSKLVIKTSGGSGDVDLYVKYGSIPDLNNYDKRPYLNGNDELVEINNPQLGDWYIMLHGYKAYSGVTLVAYYSSTTNVTLGQVQLLSPANGVTLPPGNITFKWSSVNNATKYEFILYNHLGQIALDTTTTNLYITVTLNIEETVTWKVRAGDNSGNWGPWSNIWSVIIKSNVTLGQVQLLSPANGVTLPPGNITFKWSSVNNATKYEFILYNHLGQIALDTTTTNLYITVTLNIEETVTWKVRAGDNSGNWGPWSNIWSVIIKSNVTPNVTLTLYIHENSVNGPILAGARVTGKDGGGNYFDQTTNSNGYVKITGAPGNWTFTASKSGYKTTTWNQDITTDCEKHGYLVKDVQITKPSPPQNLTAEVVYDKTTRKAGIKISWSPPSNDGGSSIIKYKVYRKEENGSYVFIKDIDSQDIYFRDWGVTLGKKYFYKVTAVNSAGESEPSNEKDIYVGVLVKTTANLNVRSSPSLNGSIIITLPPNYYGLVVGGPIFADNYWWWYCLWVYNNNTYYGWSVENYLWFYSGNLNKILYINKNFIIITYILNKKSRDFLCYNNKITLSDILF from the coding sequence ATGAATAAAAAATTAATTTTTGTTTTGATATTATTAATAATTTTAATAACTTTTAATTTTTATTTTATTAATGCAGAAAATACTAAAAATTCTGTTATTGCAAAAAAAAATGATAATATAGAATATATTATATTACGACCTCCATGGGATTTTACGAAATATTATTTACATCCCTCAACATATGATAACCATAAAGAAGGTACTAAGGACAAAGCAGTTGATTTTTATTTTAAGCCTGATTATAATAAACCAAATATATATATATATGAAAGAGAGGGTGAGTCAGGTATTGAAGTTTTATCTTCAAATAAAGGTAAAGTTTATATTAATTTATATGTACAATTTACAAAAAATGAAAACGAATATCAAGGAGGAAAATGGGATGATATTCAAATAATTAAACAAAACGATAATTTATTAAGTATTAATAAGTTTCCAGAGGGTTCATTTAAATTTAAAAAAGATAATAAAATTTATTATATAGATATGGAATTATTTGTTGAAGATGAAAGTTCAAACCTTAGAACTTATTATGTTCATTTAAAAATAGATCCCAAGTTTTTTGAGTATATTAAAGAAAAAATAAAATCAAAAATAATAGAATGTTTTATAAATAATGGGAAATTTAGTAATTTACAAAATTATATTAAAATTTATACAGAGAAAGATATAAATAGTGGTGAAATTTTAGGTACTATTGACAAGTTTGGTAATGCAGATAAGCCTCATTTACATTTTGAAGTTTGGACAAAGACAGATAATTATTCTATTTCTGCTATTTCTTTAAATAAAATAAAATTTAAATATACTGATCAATATTATGAAAAAATTTTTGAAAATGAAGAAAAAAAAACTATTAATAATAAAAATTATTATTTTTATCCTTCTATGCCTCGTAAATATCAATTATTTATATCCTCAAATTTTACAAGCCAAATTAAAGGTTATCCATTAACTATAACTGCAAAAGTTGTTGATTTTAAAAATCAAGGTATCCCAAATGTAAAAATATATTGTGATGATCCAATTATGCAACAATGTGGTATTTTTGGAATAACGAATATAGATGGAACTATTACTAAAACATATATTACTTCTATTATTGAACCAGGTATATATACTTTTAAATTTTATTCGAATATTACTAATGAAATTTTTTATACAATTAATATTAAAAATTATTATTCTTTATATAATACTAATAATACAAAAATTTGCAATTCTAATGATAATGAAATAATTTTACCCAATATAAAAATTACTTTAGGATCTTATTCAAATTTGACTGAAGATAATATTATTTATAGCAAAAAATGTGGTAGTGTACCAAGACCTAATTCTAATCAAATGAGAGATTCTTTATTTACTAATATATTACCCTTTTTAGATGATTGGATGAAAAATTTTAATAAAAATCCAGCAAATAATGTTGCAGTTGCACTTGCTATTACTGCTTGTGTCTCAGAACCTGTAAGTATACCAATATCTTGTCCTGCTGCTGTTATAATGGCTATAAAAGCAGGTATAAAAAATACAATAATTACTTATGGAAATAGAATTATAGATAATTCAAATCTTTCTAATGAAGAAAAAAATAATATTAAATTATTTTTATCAACTCAAACAACATTACTTTCTCTTATAACTCTTGATCCCGATTCTGTAATAGCACCTTTAGGTGTAATAGGTTCAAGTTGGTCTGCAGTTCAATCAATTGTTGAATATAAGAAAGATGATTTTGGTAAAATTATATCTTTAATATTAATTGGTATTACTAAAAATGATGGACCGCCCAATTCAGTTATTGGTATAAGAGCAATATCAACTACTTCAAATATATCAACTCAAATAACAACGCTCTCCAATAATACCCCTATACCTAATTTATCTGATAGTAAAGATGGTAAGAAATATTTTAAAATTACTGTTCCATCAGGTTCATCTAAACTTGTAATAAAAACATCAGGTGGCTCAGGGGATGTAGATCTTTATGTTAAATATGGTTCAATTCCTGATTTAAATAATTATGATAAAAGACCATATTTAAATGGGAATGATGAATTGGTTGAAATAAACAATCCTCAGTTAGGCGATTGGTATATAATGCTTCATGGTTATAAAGCGTACTCTGGGGTAACACTTGTGGCTTATTATTCTTCTACTACTAATTATGGTATTATGTCAGTATCACCACCATCTTGGTCACCAACGGTTAATTCTGGAACTTCAACTTATCAAACATTTAATGTATCAGCATCCAATGGAAATTTAGTAAAAGTTACTATTGAGAAAATAGAAGGTCCTAACTGGTTAACAATATCAAATGTAGATCTTGGAGACATTATAAGTGGCACAAATAAAACATTTAATTTAATAATCTCACCACCTATAGGTTTGAGTGGAAATTATCGGTATAAAGTTGGAGTAAAATGTTTGTATGGAACACCAACAAATATTGATATAACTGGAAATATAAATGTAGTATCTCAAAATCAAATACAAATAACAACGCTCTCCAATAATACCCCTATACCTAATTTATCTGATAGTAAAGATGGTAAGAAATATTTTAAAATTACTGTTCCATCAGGTTCATCTAAACTTGTAATAAAAACATCAGGTGGCTCAGGGGATGTAGATCTTTATGTTAAATATGGTTCAATTCCTGATTTAAATAATTATGATAAAAGACCATATTTAAATGGGAATGATGAATTGGTTGAAATAAACAATCCTCAGTTAGGCGATTGGTATATAATGCTTCATGGTTATAAAGCGTACTCTGGGGTAACACTTGTGGCTTATTATTCTTCTACTACTAATGTGACACTTGGACAGGTTCAATTATTAAGCCCTGCAAATGGAGTAACGCTACCACCTGGTAATATAACTTTTAAATGGAGTTCAGTTAATAATGCAACAAAATATGAATTTATACTATACAATCACTTAGGACAAATTGCATTAGATACAACCACTACTAATTTGTATATAACTGTTACCCTTAATATTGAAGAAACAGTTACTTGGAAAGTGAGAGCAGGTGATAATAGTGGTAATTGGGGACCCTGGTCTAATATATGGAGCGTGATTATAAAATCTAATGTGACACTTGGACAGGTTCAATTATTAAGCCCTGCAAATGGAGTAACGCTACCACCTGGTAATATAACTTTTAAATGGAGTTCAGTTAATAATGCAACAAAATATGAATTTATACTATACAATCACTTAGGACAAATTGCATTAGATACAACCACTACTAATTTGTATATAACTGTTACCCTTAATATTGAAGAAACAGTTACTTGGAAAGTGAGAGCAGGTGATAATAGTGGTAATTGGGGACCCTGGTCTAATATATGGAGCGTGATTATAAAATCTAATGTGACACCTAATGTTACACTAACACTTTATATTCATGAAAATAGTGTAAATGGTCCTATTTTAGCAGGAGCTAGAGTAACTGGTAAAGACGGAGGAGGTAACTATTTTGACCAAACAACAAATTCAAATGGTTATGTGAAAATAACAGGAGCTCCTGGTAATTGGACTTTTACAGCATCTAAAAGTGGTTATAAAACAACTACTTGGAATCAGGATATAACTACTGATTGTGAGAAACATGGTTATTTAGTGAAAGATGTACAAATAACCAAACCATCACCTCCTCAAAATTTAACTGCTGAAGTAGTTTATGATAAAACAACAAGAAAAGCGGGTATTAAAATTTCTTGGAGCCCACCGTCAAATGATGGCGGCTCGTCAATAATAAAATATAAAGTGTATAGAAAAGAAGAAAATGGATCTTATGTATTTATAAAAGATATAGATTCTCAAGATATATATTTTAGGGATTGGGGTGTAACTCTTGGAAAAAAATATTTTTATAAAGTAACTGCTGTAAATTCTGCCGGTGAAAGTGAACCTTCAAATGAAAAAGATATTTATGTTGGTGTTTTAGTAAAGACAACAGCAAATTTAAATGTAAGATCTTCTCCAAGTTTAAATGGTTCAATTATAATTACATTGCCTCCAAACTATTACGGTTTAGTTGTGGGTGGTCCAATTTTTGCAGATAATTATTGGTGGTGGTATTGCTTATGGGTGTATAATAATAATACATATTACGGTTGGTCTGTAGAAAACTATTTATGGTTTTATAGCGGAAATTTAAATAAAATCTTATACATAAATAAAAATTTTATTATAATAACTTATATTTTAAATAAAAAGAGTAGAGATTTTCTCTGTTATAATAATAAAATTACTCTTTCGGATATATTATTTTAA